From one Pieris brassicae chromosome 5, ilPieBrab1.1, whole genome shotgun sequence genomic stretch:
- the LOC123709990 gene encoding E3 ubiquitin-protein ligase RNF25, whose product MSVADVDERVFEELQALEAIFSPDIIIKWEDGVPKGIEMNVLPSTCDKSDEQYVRLTLEIYLSPDYPESSPKVIMRNPRGLDDRILSCIQTDIEDKLIDNIGHLIVYELIEMVRECLTQCNLPRGQCAICLHGFVKGDIFIKTPCFHYFHSQCLSKHCIAGKKYYDEEFEKLPMWQRMEAKPHQQTCPVCRSTLQFNVDDLKKAPPPVESIDAQPFHLTDEIKAMQERMAALMAHQIARGGVIGVGDSEPPPLIITDPADQEEPKSSTSGTQNPRPETSSSVRGNSASGAPASPTRPPYRGPYRGFNRRGKPGRRGRGGSR is encoded by the exons ATGTCGGTCGCCGATGTTGATGAAAG AGTTTTTGAAGAGTTACAGGCACTTGAGGCAATATTTTCTCCAGATATTATAATCAAATGGGAGGATGGTGTTCCAAAGGGTATAGAAATGAATGTACTGCCTTCGACATGTGATAAAAGTGATGAGCAGTATGTCCGTTTGACTTTAGAGATTTATCTATCTCCTGACTATCCTGAGAGTAGCCCCAAGGTCATCATGAGAAATCCTAGAGGCCTGGATGATAGGATCCTTTCATGCATTCAAACTGATATAGAAGACAAGTTAATTGACAATATAGGACATCTTATTGTATATGAATTGATAGAG ATGGTACGGGAATGCCTAACTCAATGCAATCTACCACGAGGTCAATGTGCAATTTGTCTGCATGGATTTGTCAAAggagatatatttataaagactCCTTGTTTCCACTATTTTCATAGTCAATGTTTGTCTAAGCATTGTATTGCTGGCAAGAAGTACTATGATGAGGAGTTTGAGAAATTACCAATGTGGCAACGGATGGAAGCAAAGCCTCATCAG CAAACTTGTCCAGTATGTCGGTCCACTCTCCAATTCAATGTGGATGATCTGAAGAAAGCTCCACCGCCGGTTGAATCCATTGATGCTCAGCCTTTCCATCTTACTGATGAAATTAAG gCAATGCAAGAACGTATGGCGGCGCTTATGGCTCACCAGATAGCTCGTGGGGGAGTCATTGGCGTAGGCGATTCCGAACCACCACCGCTCATCATCACTGATCCCGCTGACCAGGAg GAGCCAAAATCATCGACTAGTGGTACCCAAAACCCGAGACCTGAAACATCAAGCAGTGTCCGTGGTAATTCCGCTTCCGGTGCACCTGCTTCGCCCACACGCCCACCCTATCGCGGACCTTACAG GGGTTTTAATCGTCGCGGTAAGCCAGGTAGGCGTGGTCGCGGCGGTTCGCGGTGA